One genomic region from Natrinema caseinilyticum encodes:
- the glpA gene encoding anaerobic glycerol-3-phosphate dehydrogenase subunit GlpA, with amino-acid sequence MARDTEVLVLGGGSTGCGIARDLAMRGLEVTLVERGTLTDGTTGRMHGLLHSGGRYAVSDQASATECIEENEILREIAGHCVEMTGGLFVQRPEDPDDYFREKLAGCEACGIPARVLSGAQAREIEPYLAADVKRAIEVPDGAVDPFRLCVANAIDAESHGARIETRAEVIDLLRDGDDIYGVEVRHGSGPGTRTSEATGTTEEITAEYVVNATGAWAGRIGAMADLEIEVRPSKGVMTIMNVRQVDTVINRCRPKGDADIVVPHETTAILGTTDEEVSDPDDYPEEQWEVDQMIDTLSELVPILAEARTIRSFWGVRPLYEPPGTGTTDPTDITRDFFLLDHADRDGVSGMSSIVGGKFTTYRAMAEEISDHVCEALGVSTSCTTADEPLPGSENLAVLERGMDDFGLRSPIARRSTQRLGSRSREVLETDEPNPVVCECEGVTRAEIQDAVSQTGADLNAVRIRTRASMGNCQGGFCCGPMANELHPTSDEETVHDALDELFQERWKGQRHALWGEQLSQAMLTYALHATTMNRDRDPANATAEIDFGAFDDGRAESNRIDPAGRTP; translated from the coding sequence ATGGCACGCGATACCGAGGTCCTCGTGCTCGGCGGCGGCTCGACCGGTTGTGGCATCGCCCGCGATCTGGCGATGCGCGGCCTCGAGGTGACGCTCGTCGAGCGAGGCACCCTCACAGACGGGACGACCGGTCGGATGCACGGTCTCCTCCACAGCGGCGGTCGATACGCCGTGTCCGACCAGGCCAGCGCGACGGAGTGTATCGAAGAAAACGAGATCCTCCGAGAGATCGCCGGCCACTGCGTCGAGATGACCGGCGGTCTGTTCGTCCAGCGCCCCGAGGACCCGGACGATTACTTCCGGGAGAAACTCGCGGGCTGCGAGGCGTGCGGGATCCCAGCCCGCGTCCTCTCGGGCGCGCAGGCGCGCGAGATCGAACCCTATCTGGCCGCGGACGTGAAACGGGCGATCGAGGTCCCCGACGGCGCGGTCGATCCGTTCAGGCTCTGCGTCGCGAACGCGATCGACGCCGAATCCCACGGCGCGCGCATCGAGACTCGCGCCGAAGTGATCGACCTCCTGCGCGACGGCGACGACATCTACGGCGTCGAGGTCCGACACGGGTCGGGCCCCGGAACGCGGACGAGCGAGGCGACCGGAACCACCGAGGAGATCACCGCCGAGTACGTGGTCAACGCGACCGGCGCGTGGGCCGGCCGGATCGGGGCGATGGCCGACCTCGAGATCGAGGTCCGGCCCTCCAAAGGCGTGATGACGATCATGAACGTCCGACAGGTCGACACGGTCATCAACCGCTGCCGGCCGAAGGGGGACGCGGACATCGTCGTCCCCCACGAGACGACGGCGATCCTCGGGACGACCGACGAGGAGGTCTCGGATCCGGACGACTACCCCGAAGAGCAGTGGGAAGTGGACCAGATGATCGACACCCTCTCGGAACTCGTCCCGATCCTCGCGGAGGCCAGAACCATCCGCTCGTTCTGGGGCGTGCGCCCGCTGTACGAGCCGCCCGGAACCGGTACCACGGACCCGACCGACATCACGCGGGATTTCTTTCTGCTCGATCACGCCGACCGCGACGGCGTCTCGGGGATGTCGAGTATCGTCGGCGGCAAGTTCACCACCTACCGGGCGATGGCCGAGGAGATCTCGGATCACGTCTGCGAGGCGCTCGGCGTCTCCACGTCCTGTACGACGGCCGACGAACCCCTGCCGGGCAGCGAGAACCTCGCGGTCCTCGAGCGGGGGATGGACGACTTCGGCCTGCGGTCGCCGATCGCCCGCCGGAGCACGCAACGGCTGGGAAGTCGGTCGCGGGAGGTCCTCGAAACCGACGAGCCGAACCCGGTGGTCTGCGAGTGCGAAGGCGTCACGCGCGCGGAGATCCAGGACGCGGTTTCACAGACGGGGGCGGATCTCAACGCGGTTCGCATCCGCACGCGGGCCTCGATGGGCAACTGCCAGGGCGGATTCTGCTGTGGACCGATGGCCAACGAACTTCATCCCACCTCCGACGAGGAGACGGTCCACGACGCGCTCGACGAGCTGTTTCAGGAACGCTGGAAGGGACAGCGCCACGCGCTCTGGGGCGAACAGCTCTCGCAGGCGATGCTCACCTACGCGCTTCACGCGACAACGATGAACCGGGATCGCGATCCGGCGAACGCGACGGCGGAGATCGATTTCGGCGCCTTCGACGACGGCCGCGCCGAGAGCAATCGGATCGACCCCGCCGGGAGGACTCCCTGA
- the glpK gene encoding glycerol kinase GlpK codes for MTDTTYVGAVDQGTTGTRFIVFDHGGQVVANAYEKHEQIYPEPGWVEHDPMEIWENTKDVITQALAQAGISPDQLAAIGVTNQRETTLLWDADSGKPVHNAIVWQDRRTTDRVEELEDDGQVETIRAKTGLEADAYFSATKAEWLLDNADPIKLERSRPQDIRDRAEDGEVLFGTIDTWLIYNLTGEHVTEVTNASRTMLYNIHDLEWDDDLLAEFDVPREMLPEVRPSSDDATYGATDPEGFLEAEIPVAGALGDQQAALFGQTCFDAGDAKNTYGTGSFFLMNTGSEAVESDHGLLTTIGFQRAGEDVQYALEGSIFITGAAIEWLEDMTLIDDPAETAELARSVDSTDGVYVVPAFTGLGAPHWDQRARGTIVGMTRGTRKEHVVRATLESIAYQTRDVAAAMEADSGIEMRSLKVDGGAVKNNFLCQLQSDIIGSDIVRPVVDETTALGSAYAAGLAVGYWSDPDELRSNWQVDAEFEPEMDPDAADRRYSRWSEAVDRSRDWARDSEE; via the coding sequence GTGACAGACACAACCTACGTCGGCGCAGTAGATCAGGGAACGACCGGGACCCGCTTCATCGTGTTCGATCACGGGGGACAGGTCGTCGCGAACGCATACGAAAAGCACGAACAGATCTATCCGGAACCGGGCTGGGTCGAACACGACCCGATGGAGATCTGGGAAAACACGAAAGACGTCATCACGCAGGCGCTGGCACAGGCGGGCATCAGCCCCGACCAGCTCGCCGCCATCGGCGTGACCAACCAGCGGGAAACGACGCTGCTGTGGGACGCAGACTCCGGCAAGCCGGTCCACAACGCCATCGTCTGGCAGGACCGCCGGACGACCGATCGCGTCGAGGAACTCGAGGACGACGGGCAAGTCGAGACGATCCGCGCGAAGACCGGTCTCGAGGCGGACGCGTACTTCTCGGCGACCAAAGCCGAGTGGCTCCTCGACAACGCGGATCCGATCAAGCTCGAGCGCTCGCGGCCACAGGACATCCGCGACCGCGCGGAGGACGGCGAGGTCCTGTTCGGAACGATCGACACCTGGCTGATATACAACCTCACGGGCGAGCACGTCACCGAGGTCACGAACGCCTCGCGGACGATGCTGTACAACATCCACGACCTCGAGTGGGACGACGACCTCCTCGCGGAATTCGACGTCCCCAGGGAGATGCTCCCCGAGGTGCGGCCCTCGAGCGACGACGCGACGTACGGCGCGACCGATCCCGAGGGATTCCTGGAAGCCGAGATACCGGTGGCGGGGGCGCTCGGCGATCAGCAGGCGGCGCTGTTCGGCCAGACCTGTTTCGACGCCGGGGACGCGAAGAACACCTACGGCACCGGCTCGTTCTTCCTGATGAACACCGGCAGCGAGGCCGTCGAATCGGATCACGGCCTCCTGACGACCATCGGGTTCCAGCGCGCCGGCGAAGACGTCCAGTACGCACTCGAGGGCTCGATCTTCATCACCGGCGCGGCGATCGAGTGGCTCGAGGACATGACGTTGATCGACGACCCGGCCGAGACGGCGGAACTCGCCCGGAGCGTCGACTCGACGGACGGCGTCTACGTCGTCCCCGCGTTTACGGGTCTCGGCGCTCCCCACTGGGATCAGCGCGCGCGCGGCACGATCGTCGGGATGACCCGCGGCACTCGAAAAGAGCACGTGGTCCGCGCGACGCTCGAGTCGATCGCGTACCAGACGCGCGACGTCGCGGCGGCGATGGAGGCCGATTCCGGAATCGAGATGCGGTCGCTGAAAGTCGACGGCGGGGCCGTCAAGAACAATTTCCTCTGCCAGCTCCAGTCCGACATCATCGGTTCGGACATCGTCCGACCGGTCGTCGACGAGACGACGGCGCTCGGGTCGGCCTACGCGGCCGGCCTCGCCGTCGGCTACTGGAGCGACCCGGACGAGTTGCGAAGCAACTGGCAGGTCGACGCGGAGTTCGAGCCGGAGATGGATCCGGACGCGGCCGACCGTCGATACAGCCGCTGGTCGGAAGCGGTCGACCGATCGCGTGACTGGGCGCGGGACAGCGAGGAATAA
- a CDS encoding HAD-IIB family hydrolase has translation MAADPPLVLDIDGTLTRPEGWGIDPRVFDPLREWDAPVVLATGKAFPYPVALCHFVGIPELVVAENGGVVYTGDDVFFTADRDAAQAVTEEYRAAGYDLGWGDEDTVNRWRETEIAVNLDQPVEPLRDIAAAHGLEVIDTGYAYHVKDTDPNKGDGVATIADHVGIDLADCVAVGDSINDVSTFEAVGRSFAVANADEAAKDAADEVVADVHADATLAVLERVRASG, from the coding sequence ATGGCCGCCGACCCGCCGCTCGTTCTCGACATCGACGGCACGCTGACTCGCCCGGAAGGCTGGGGAATCGATCCCCGGGTGTTCGACCCGCTTCGCGAGTGGGACGCGCCGGTGGTGCTCGCGACCGGGAAGGCGTTTCCGTACCCCGTCGCGCTCTGTCACTTCGTCGGGATTCCCGAACTCGTCGTGGCCGAAAACGGCGGCGTCGTCTACACCGGCGACGACGTCTTCTTCACCGCCGACCGGGACGCCGCACAGGCCGTCACCGAGGAGTATCGCGCGGCCGGCTACGACCTGGGCTGGGGGGACGAAGACACCGTCAACCGCTGGCGGGAGACCGAAATCGCCGTCAATCTCGACCAGCCGGTAGAGCCGCTGCGGGACATCGCCGCGGCGCACGGTCTCGAGGTGATCGACACCGGGTACGCCTACCACGTCAAGGACACCGATCCGAACAAGGGCGACGGCGTCGCGACGATCGCCGATCACGTGGGGATCGACCTGGCGGACTGCGTCGCCGTCGGCGACTCGATCAACGACGTCTCGACGTTCGAGGCAGTCGGACGAAGTTTCGCCGTCGCCAACGCCGACGAGGCGGCGAAAGACGCGGCCGACGAGGTCGTAGCTGACGTTCACGCCGACGCGACGCTCGCCGTCCTCGAGCGCGTTCGCGCCTCGGGGTAG
- a CDS encoding metallophosphoesterase: MADDADGPVYYVISDLHIGGDEQLGQVDFLDELLEFLERLETIDEDAELLINGDAFGLWEFTGIDGLEKFDVLTERYPELFEQLRATGESVPITLLPGNHDNDLAAYDEYVRRLAEYNVDLVQSESIIRPVGDRTIWFEHGHQQDPNNRFEDFGNPYETPLGYFYNTHVTSRAGQLSDRGRYNWLKDVQAVTPTERVPHWLLSKYFYREMNPLLRYAVIPFLLLFNISVVLAVLAGLDMAGIWTMPVETADAVFDQLGLVGRAVHFVLVVNAAVAGVILLVAVPVYFILRDVGETVDRFGVSETDLTVDPDEPYKDAAREVFADRPETAIFCYGHTHRPTVIEVEGRLLVNTGTWLKRLHRRDVIAGILPPVFYPSYQLCVVRIASVSDGVAVEYEQIEKADPSPEEISLTERILTLGREPDPELPGRSVVTDTRPESAPDKED; encoded by the coding sequence ATGGCCGACGACGCCGACGGCCCGGTTTACTACGTGATCAGCGATCTCCACATCGGTGGCGACGAGCAACTGGGACAGGTGGACTTCCTCGACGAGTTGCTCGAATTTCTCGAGCGACTCGAGACGATCGACGAGGACGCGGAGTTACTGATCAACGGCGACGCGTTCGGACTGTGGGAGTTCACCGGGATCGACGGACTGGAGAAATTCGACGTCCTGACGGAACGGTATCCCGAACTGTTCGAACAGTTGCGCGCGACCGGCGAATCGGTCCCGATCACGCTGTTGCCTGGCAACCACGACAACGACCTCGCCGCGTACGACGAGTACGTCCGTCGATTAGCCGAGTACAACGTCGACCTCGTCCAGTCCGAGTCGATTATCCGACCGGTCGGCGATCGGACGATCTGGTTCGAACACGGTCACCAGCAGGATCCCAACAACCGGTTCGAGGATTTCGGCAATCCGTACGAGACACCGCTCGGGTACTTCTACAACACTCACGTGACGAGCCGAGCGGGACAGCTGTCCGACCGCGGGCGGTACAACTGGCTGAAGGACGTTCAGGCCGTCACGCCGACCGAGCGTGTCCCGCACTGGCTCCTGTCGAAGTATTTCTACCGGGAGATGAACCCCCTGCTTCGGTACGCCGTGATCCCGTTTCTGTTGCTGTTCAACATCAGCGTCGTGCTCGCGGTGCTGGCCGGGCTCGATATGGCTGGCATCTGGACGATGCCGGTCGAGACAGCGGATGCCGTTTTCGACCAACTGGGCCTGGTCGGGAGGGCCGTTCACTTCGTCCTGGTCGTCAACGCGGCGGTCGCCGGCGTGATCCTTCTCGTCGCCGTTCCCGTCTATTTCATCCTCCGCGACGTCGGGGAGACCGTCGATCGGTTCGGTGTTTCCGAGACGGATCTCACCGTCGACCCCGACGAACCGTACAAGGACGCCGCTCGCGAGGTGTTCGCCGACCGGCCGGAGACGGCGATTTTCTGTTACGGTCACACGCATCGCCCGACGGTGATCGAGGTCGAGGGGCGATTGCTCGTCAACACCGGGACGTGGCTCAAGCGTCTCCATCGCCGGGACGTTATCGCCGGGATACTCCCGCCGGTGTTCTACCCGTCGTATCAGCTCTGTGTCGTCCGCATCGCGTCCGTTTCCGACGGTGTGGCGGTCGAATACGAGCAAATCGAGAAGGCTGATCCCAGCCCGGAAGAGATCTCCCTCACTGAGCGCATTCTCACGTTGGGTCGAGAACCGGATCCCGAACTCCCGGGGCGATCGGTCGTCACCGACACGCGACCCGAATCCGCTCCCGATAAGGAAGACTGA
- a CDS encoding enolase C-terminal domain-like protein yields the protein MKISEIQIDEFTYELEDVGNSHGHQVYDPGNTLETPGFILTIRTADGLEGTYRSITYARSMITQIEMAAAEFLVGRDPLEREGIWQDIWRGLRHSDHMGLGPIDIALWDLAGKHYGASVSELLGGYRSELPAYASTFFADEAPDGLSSPDAFADFAEECLDRGYPAFKLHGHPDGRPESDIELCRAVSERVGDEMDLMLDPASNYETYMDTLEVGRALDEFGFYWYEDPMSETGQSMNLSKNLTRELRTPLLGLEHVRSGPFGRVDHMAAEAVELVRADVHQDGGVTGAMKIARAAEAFGLDVELHLGGPATMHCMSAIRNTNYFEHALVHPRDVNWMNQKAFAGAVESVSDDGTVTVPDGPGLGVEIDWEYVEARRTGRTLIDSTSEGEAV from the coding sequence ATGAAAATAAGCGAAATTCAGATCGACGAATTCACGTACGAACTCGAAGACGTCGGAAACAGCCACGGACACCAGGTCTACGATCCCGGCAACACCCTCGAGACGCCGGGGTTTATTCTGACGATCCGTACCGCGGACGGCCTCGAGGGAACCTATCGGAGCATCACCTACGCCCGGTCGATGATCACGCAGATCGAGATGGCGGCCGCGGAGTTTCTCGTCGGGAGGGATCCGCTCGAGCGCGAAGGGATCTGGCAGGACATCTGGCGGGGACTACGACACAGCGACCACATGGGGCTCGGACCGATCGATATCGCGCTCTGGGACCTCGCGGGGAAGCACTACGGTGCGAGCGTATCCGAGCTTCTCGGTGGATATCGGTCGGAACTGCCGGCGTACGCGTCGACGTTCTTCGCGGACGAGGCCCCCGACGGGCTGAGTTCGCCGGACGCGTTCGCGGACTTCGCCGAGGAGTGTCTCGACCGCGGCTACCCGGCGTTCAAGCTCCACGGGCATCCCGACGGGCGACCGGAGTCCGATATCGAACTCTGTCGGGCGGTCAGCGAGCGGGTCGGCGACGAGATGGATCTGATGCTCGATCCCGCGAGCAACTACGAGACGTACATGGACACGCTCGAGGTCGGTCGCGCCCTCGACGAGTTCGGGTTCTACTGGTACGAAGATCCCATGTCGGAGACGGGCCAGAGCATGAACCTGTCGAAGAATCTGACGCGGGAATTACGGACGCCGCTCCTGGGGCTCGAACACGTTCGGAGCGGGCCGTTCGGACGGGTCGATCACATGGCGGCCGAGGCGGTGGAACTCGTCCGTGCGGACGTCCACCAGGACGGCGGTGTCACCGGCGCGATGAAGATCGCCCGGGCGGCCGAGGCGTTCGGTCTCGACGTCGAACTTCACCTCGGCGGACCGGCGACGATGCACTGCATGAGCGCGATCAGGAATACGAACTACTTCGAGCACGCGCTCGTCCATCCGCGGGACGTAAATTGGATGAATCAGAAGGCGTTCGCGGGCGCCGTCGAATCCGTCTCGGACGACGGAACGGTGACCGTTCCCGACGGGCCGGGTCTCGGGGTCGAGATAGATTGGGAGTACGTCGAGGCTCGGCGAACCGGTCGGACGCTGATCGATTCGACGAGCGAGGGCGAAGCCGTCTGA
- the twy1 gene encoding 4-demethylwyosine synthase TYW1 has protein sequence MSDSDSGPMQVDSPNYHSENHTAAQTCGWTANALRGEGKCYKNIFYGIESHRCIQMTPVVRCNERCVFCWRDHSGHAYEMDDVEWDDPEAVVDASIDLQKKLLSGYGGNDEVPREVFDQAMEPRHVAISLDGEPTLYPFLPELIEAFHDRDITTFLVSNGTRPDVLRECDPTQLYVSVDAAERHTFDQVVGAMEDDAWEKLLETMDVLADKDDTRTVLRTTLVDGENMHHPDWYAGFYQQADPDFVELKAYMHVGHSRGRLDRSAMPDHDEVVEFAEAVGEHMPEFTEVKGVPASRVALLAKTTDTWVPKLKKESEFWKRDPVTGD, from the coding sequence ATGAGCGATTCCGACAGCGGGCCGATGCAAGTCGACTCGCCGAATTATCACAGCGAAAACCACACGGCCGCACAGACCTGCGGCTGGACCGCGAACGCGCTGCGCGGCGAGGGCAAGTGTTACAAGAACATCTTCTACGGAATCGAGTCCCATCGCTGTATTCAGATGACACCCGTCGTCCGGTGTAACGAGCGGTGTGTCTTCTGCTGGCGCGATCACAGCGGCCACGCCTACGAGATGGACGACGTGGAGTGGGACGACCCGGAAGCCGTCGTCGACGCGTCGATCGACCTCCAGAAGAAGCTCCTCTCGGGGTACGGCGGCAACGACGAGGTTCCCCGCGAAGTGTTCGACCAGGCGATGGAACCGCGACACGTCGCCATCTCGCTGGACGGCGAACCGACGCTCTATCCCTTCCTGCCCGAACTCATCGAGGCCTTCCACGACCGCGATATCACCACATTTCTCGTTTCGAACGGCACCCGCCCCGACGTTCTCCGGGAGTGTGACCCGACGCAACTGTACGTCAGCGTCGACGCGGCCGAGCGCCACACGTTCGATCAGGTGGTCGGCGCGATGGAGGACGACGCCTGGGAGAAACTGCTCGAGACGATGGACGTGCTCGCAGACAAAGACGACACGCGCACCGTCTTGCGGACGACGCTCGTCGACGGAGAAAACATGCACCACCCCGACTGGTACGCCGGCTTCTATCAGCAAGCCGACCCCGATTTCGTCGAGCTGAAAGCCTACATGCACGTCGGTCACTCGCGTGGTCGGCTCGATCGCTCCGCGATGCCCGACCACGACGAGGTCGTCGAATTCGCCGAGGCCGTGGGGGAACACATGCCCGAGTTTACCGAAGTGAAAGGCGTCCCGGCGTCCCGCGTCGCCTTGCTCGCGAAGACGACCGATACGTGGGTTCCGAAACTGAAAAAGGAAAGCGAGTTCTGGAAGCGCGATCCCGTCACCGGCGACTGA
- a CDS encoding PaaI family thioesterase, with amino-acid sequence MTAERPTVFSDLIGLEFTEVDDGYSRGEIEVVDELLNPNDVLHGAVLYTMADTGMGAALHTELADGEQCATIEIKINYLKPVVSGRVTCETTLLRKGRSVAYLESELVHDGETVARATGSFSIFTP; translated from the coding sequence ATGACGGCAGAGAGACCGACGGTGTTCTCGGATCTGATCGGCCTGGAGTTTACGGAGGTCGACGACGGATACAGTCGCGGCGAAATCGAGGTCGTCGACGAGTTACTGAATCCGAACGACGTGCTCCACGGAGCCGTTCTCTACACGATGGCTGACACGGGAATGGGGGCAGCGCTACACACCGAACTGGCCGACGGCGAGCAGTGCGCGACGATCGAGATCAAAATCAACTACCTGAAGCCGGTCGTGAGCGGCCGCGTGACGTGCGAAACCACCCTTCTCCGGAAGGGCCGGTCCGTCGCGTACCTCGAGTCGGAGCTCGTCCACGACGGGGAAACCGTGGCTCGAGCGACCGGTTCGTTCTCGATTTTCACCCCCTGA
- a CDS encoding oligosaccharide flippase family protein, whose protein sequence is MTAASSVSLGGETVKATAAKFTMAAVGFVGTIVFARILGPTAFGGFYLLFALVKLTDRAVVGWGVAVKKRYSEAGSPKAELLGSQFAFSVGWILLAAVAVAVAAPWLIAYTSLPEAPILFLVLIAAVSLYEPIDSIVQAQGRIGASMWTDTLRSLLTFPLQLGLVLLGLGAAGMAYGLAAATVLSLPVLWYFVPASPAVPGRDTLSNLWSYARYSSVNALLGTAYDRFDVLLLGWLLAPAAAGNYEVAFKLTVPATFVMMAASSGLMARVSHRHSKGESLSEDVSNTLAFTSIVAIPMFFGALALSDRLVVTFYGPDYADAASLLVGLALYQLVRTQSGTLSQVVDGIDRPDVNTRISALTLGFNILLGIALTLTYGAIGVVVATIAAESLRYGATAYVVTQYVPGAELFPRTLAEQFAASVLMFAVVVPTANAVVIDRWYHLLAVVALGGTVYALTLAAISRKLRVTVEGVVRSSRLEL, encoded by the coding sequence ATGACCGCCGCCTCGAGCGTGAGTCTCGGCGGCGAGACCGTCAAAGCCACCGCCGCGAAGTTCACGATGGCCGCCGTCGGATTCGTCGGGACGATCGTCTTCGCGCGCATCCTCGGACCGACCGCGTTCGGCGGGTTCTATCTGTTGTTCGCGCTCGTCAAGCTCACCGACCGCGCCGTGGTCGGGTGGGGTGTCGCGGTCAAGAAACGCTACTCGGAGGCGGGATCCCCGAAGGCGGAACTACTCGGCAGTCAATTCGCCTTTTCAGTCGGCTGGATCCTTCTCGCGGCCGTCGCGGTCGCGGTCGCCGCACCGTGGCTGATCGCGTATACGTCCCTGCCGGAGGCGCCGATTCTGTTCCTCGTCCTGATCGCGGCCGTCTCCCTCTACGAGCCGATCGACAGCATCGTCCAGGCGCAGGGCCGCATCGGGGCCTCGATGTGGACCGATACCCTCCGCTCGCTGCTTACGTTCCCGTTGCAACTCGGGCTGGTTCTCCTGGGACTGGGCGCCGCCGGGATGGCTTACGGACTCGCCGCCGCGACCGTCCTCTCGCTGCCCGTCCTCTGGTACTTCGTCCCCGCGTCTCCCGCGGTCCCGGGACGGGACACGCTCTCTAACCTCTGGTCGTACGCTCGATACAGCAGCGTCAACGCGCTGCTCGGAACCGCCTACGACCGATTCGACGTCCTCCTGCTCGGCTGGCTGTTGGCCCCCGCCGCCGCCGGCAACTACGAGGTCGCGTTCAAACTCACCGTCCCCGCGACGTTCGTGATGATGGCCGCCTCGAGCGGGCTGATGGCCCGCGTGAGCCACCGTCACAGCAAGGGCGAGAGCCTGAGCGAGGACGTCTCGAACACGCTGGCCTTTACGAGCATCGTCGCGATCCCGATGTTCTTCGGCGCACTCGCGCTGTCCGATCGGCTGGTGGTCACCTTCTACGGTCCCGACTACGCCGACGCGGCGTCGCTGCTGGTCGGCCTCGCGCTCTACCAGCTCGTCAGGACTCAGAGCGGAACCCTCTCGCAGGTCGTCGACGGGATCGATCGGCCCGACGTCAACACCCGCATCTCGGCGCTGACGCTCGGATTCAATATTCTCCTCGGCATCGCGCTGACGCTTACCTACGGCGCGATCGGTGTCGTCGTCGCGACGATCGCCGCGGAGTCGCTTCGATACGGTGCGACCGCGTACGTCGTCACACAATACGTTCCGGGCGCGGAACTGTTCCCGCGGACCCTGGCGGAGCAGTTCGCCGCGAGCGTCCTCATGTTCGCCGTGGTCGTTCCCACGGCAAACGCAGTGGTGATCGATCGCTGGTACCATCTCCTCGCGGTCGTCGCCCTGGGTGGGACGGTCTACGCCCTCACGCTAGCGGCGATCAGTCGCAAACTCCGCGTCACGGTCGAGGGTGTCGTCCGAAGTTCGCGACTCGAGTTGTAG
- a CDS encoding alkaline phosphatase family protein: MTVLVLALDALDEGLIDHFDVSAFRLESSGPLETFAHTKDVPYTPEVWATVATGLPPADHGISAAGTSEWDNPALEFASRFTGRLSEGTRGSLGRFVRTRTGERERIGETDRESMFDAADAVVHNWPGVQDGRPLQRAWDLMNAVSEGMGRSEFERELFGQAAGQFGWAREMVRHPVSIAGVHVHALDAAGHAYADDEAALGRAYERIGGFVDEVADALGPDDELVVLSDHGMRTAFYPPDADEDPASHSWRAYASTTAESRPESVYGVREWVETRAATATTTDDDGDEAIEMPTDRLRELGYLE, from the coding sequence ATGACGGTGCTCGTCCTCGCGCTGGACGCGCTCGACGAAGGATTGATCGACCACTTCGACGTCTCCGCCTTCCGACTCGAGTCGTCCGGACCGCTCGAGACCTTCGCTCATACCAAGGACGTGCCGTACACGCCGGAGGTGTGGGCGACAGTCGCGACGGGGCTTCCACCGGCGGACCACGGGATCTCCGCGGCCGGGACGAGCGAGTGGGACAACCCGGCGCTCGAGTTCGCCTCGCGATTCACGGGTCGCCTCTCGGAGGGGACGCGCGGGTCTCTCGGCAGGTTCGTCCGAACGCGAACCGGCGAGCGCGAGCGAATCGGCGAAACCGATCGCGAGTCGATGTTCGACGCCGCGGACGCGGTCGTTCACAACTGGCCCGGCGTCCAGGACGGCCGACCGCTCCAGCGGGCCTGGGACCTGATGAACGCCGTGTCGGAGGGCATGGGGCGAAGCGAGTTCGAACGGGAACTGTTCGGTCAGGCCGCGGGGCAGTTCGGCTGGGCTCGAGAGATGGTGCGTCATCCGGTCTCGATCGCCGGCGTCCACGTCCACGCCCTCGACGCGGCGGGTCACGCCTACGCCGACGACGAGGCCGCGCTCGGGCGCGCCTACGAGCGGATCGGCGGCTTCGTCGACGAGGTGGCCGACGCGCTCGGTCCCGACGACGAACTGGTCGTCCTCTCCGATCACGGCATGCGGACGGCGTTTTACCCGCCCGACGCCGACGAAGATCCCGCGAGCCACTCCTGGCGGGCCTACGCGAGTACGACAGCCGAATCCCGTCCCGAGTCCGTCTACGGCGTTCGGGAGTGGGTGGAAACGCGGGCCGCGACCGCCACTACTACGGACGACGACGGTGACGAGGCTATCGAGATGCCGACCGACCGACTGCGCGAACTCGGCTACCTGGAATGA